The following proteins are co-located in the Sulfurospirillum deleyianum DSM 6946 genome:
- a CDS encoding metallophosphoesterase, with translation MFRLSFALVAIAVLSLINFYSYRRFIKRVDMLSNVHTPLKWGMIAITLCEICYFLVLRLDSLDPFFYALFSAMIGVSFMLFCVALLYDLFHLPYSKIPQDYSRRLFLKMVFDVTMLLLALSYMVKGFFNGMKAPVIKEVEVSIVGLGKEVSVVQISDVHIGKVLGKAFMDELVAQVNRLDADIVVITGDLVDMPVREIGDKLDALRSVQSRLGVYFVPGNHEYFYGVHGIMEHLESLGVEVLSNRSLMIDHRFNLVGVSDMIGKRFDFLPPDLPKAFLHVNNELPTILLSHQPKIVKELKDEKIDLILSGHTHGGQIFPFGLLVLLDQPYLSGLYQHSKTTQIFVSNGAGYWGPAVRVMAPSEIVKLTLKPHV, from the coding sequence ATGTTTCGTCTCTCTTTTGCTCTGGTTGCGATTGCTGTTTTATCGCTCATTAATTTTTACAGTTATCGACGTTTTATCAAGCGTGTGGACATGTTATCAAACGTCCACACTCCGTTAAAATGGGGAATGATAGCGATCACTCTGTGTGAGATTTGCTACTTTTTAGTGTTGCGTTTAGACAGTTTAGATCCTTTCTTCTATGCCCTATTTTCAGCGATGATAGGTGTGTCGTTTATGCTCTTTTGTGTGGCACTGCTGTACGATTTGTTTCATCTTCCTTATTCTAAAATACCACAGGATTACTCCAGACGGCTCTTTTTAAAAATGGTGTTTGATGTGACCATGCTTTTGTTAGCTCTTTCGTACATGGTGAAAGGATTTTTCAATGGGATGAAAGCTCCTGTCATTAAAGAGGTAGAGGTGAGCATCGTTGGGCTAGGCAAAGAAGTCAGTGTGGTGCAGATAAGCGACGTGCATATTGGTAAAGTGTTAGGCAAAGCGTTTATGGATGAACTTGTCGCACAGGTTAATAGACTGGATGCTGATATTGTAGTGATTACGGGGGATTTGGTCGATATGCCCGTACGTGAGATTGGGGATAAACTCGATGCGCTTCGAAGTGTTCAAAGCCGTTTAGGGGTCTACTTTGTTCCAGGAAATCATGAATATTTTTATGGGGTTCATGGGATTATGGAGCACTTAGAATCCTTAGGGGTAGAGGTGCTCTCCAACCGCTCACTGATGATTGATCATCGTTTCAATCTTGTCGGTGTGAGCGATATGATAGGCAAACGCTTTGATTTTTTACCGCCTGATTTACCCAAAGCCTTTTTACATGTAAACAACGAATTACCCACTATTTTGCTCTCACATCAACCTAAAATTGTCAAAGAACTCAAGGATGAAAAGATTGATTTGATTCTCAGTGGGCATACCCATGGCGGACAAATTTTTCCTTTTGGGCTTTTGGTGCTCCTTGACCAGCCCTATCTGAGTGGTCTTTATCAGCATTCAAAAACAACCCAAATTTTTGTCAGCAATGGGGCAGGATATTGGGGACCTGCGGTGCGTGTGATGGCACCGAGTGAAATTGTAAAACTAACCCTAAAGCCTCACGTATGA
- a CDS encoding M15 family metallopeptidase, giving the protein MQRRDFLGLLGIGVLSNVAYGQSELSNDIWLTKEQVPLFTSVLYKLQLVERTVGHANFNLISLDETLKIAKNYPNIEPFSPAELAYIEEVFYTDPIKYGFYGKKTIENMSDTIDKKEVIKIGGSGHYVFREYAPLLERLVKDVGNTLILTSGVRSMVKQLCLHLEKIEREKGNITLATHSLVPPAYSYHSIGDFDVGKKGWGHQNFTSNFARTEEFWQLQKLSYVSMRYTIGNGDGVRFEPWHIKIVS; this is encoded by the coding sequence ATGCAACGAAGGGATTTTTTAGGACTTTTGGGGATAGGTGTTTTGAGCAATGTGGCGTATGGGCAGAGTGAGCTATCCAATGATATTTGGCTCACCAAAGAGCAAGTACCTCTGTTTACATCGGTGTTGTATAAGCTTCAATTAGTGGAACGCACCGTAGGTCATGCCAATTTTAATTTGATTTCTTTGGATGAAACCCTTAAAATCGCAAAAAATTATCCCAACATTGAACCTTTTAGCCCCGCTGAATTGGCGTACATCGAAGAGGTATTTTACACAGACCCCATCAAATATGGCTTTTACGGTAAGAAAACCATTGAAAATATGAGCGATACGATTGATAAAAAAGAGGTCATAAAGATTGGTGGTTCGGGGCATTATGTTTTTCGTGAGTATGCACCACTGCTGGAGCGTTTAGTTAAAGATGTGGGCAATACGCTGATTTTAACCTCAGGTGTTCGTAGTATGGTCAAACAACTCTGTTTACATTTGGAAAAAATAGAGCGTGAAAAGGGCAATATTACTCTAGCGACGCACTCTTTGGTTCCTCCTGCATACTCCTATCACTCCATTGGAGATTTTGACGTGGGGAAAAAGGGTTGGGGACATCAAAATTTTACGTCAAATTTTGCTCGTACAGAGGAATTTTGGCAGTTGCAAAAGCTCTCTTATGTTTCGATGCGCTATACCATTGGCAATGGCGATGGGGTGCGTTTTGAGCCGTGGCATATAAAGATTGTCTCATGA
- a CDS encoding cache domain-containing protein codes for MPIVAVLLTFVILLTMVISMEQTDYEKSLEQARISYVKRSKIQAQERIDKLIDYINVNEKLLREEAEEEIANMVDLAHRIMVDIYNENPTLPREKIIQKIKDKLKDVRFFNDLSGYYALFDFEGKCVMHGLDESLEGKNMLNYQDRDGYFFIQEMIAHLKESASYAMTWRWKNPTDATHRKKIGYAKRVEPLNLFIVSGRYEDAILEKIKKETQKVLLNTRYGEHGYIFAYDYEGNTISHGDHSFVGKNRLNVVSDNQLVIRDIVVGGKLNVEGFFMHYIASYHPLDKDRQKVSFIRPIPQFEWVVGTGTYLLEENNAFLEQAKMLKTKMQTTIANLVIISLVIMCLIIVMMFLISVKLRSLLARYENHLLLNNKQIKEQKMVFETLYQKSADGIWLLKEGLFIDCNEAIMKMFKTTDKQKLINVSLADLSPEFQPDGQSSYEKSRWMNSIASKEGVHKFEWYAKACDGTLIWISVVMTTVMMNKGKIQHCSIRDITARKALEEENKKQKKLLMHQVEHDILTGLPNRNLLQDRLTQAIKKASRDGKVLGVMFVDVDKFKNINDSLGHDAGDMLLKTIAKRMQHSIRETDTVARLSGDEFIVLLDGCKDVNDIFVAIKKLINAFQEPFIFGNESFKVTMSIGVSVYPNDGELASKLLKNADIAMYKAKSQGRNRYIFFDQEMNQETNEHLEVEKSLHKALVNQEFVLHYQPQVNLKSGKIIGFEALLRWKHPKRGLTAPGYFIHVAEESELIIEIGNWVIKEVMRQLKEWHDKGLRPGKVAINIAGKQLESNHLIAFILQNLKESGCRPEWIELEIVERFIMKDATKSIALLKRFRELGLDISIDDFGTGHSSLAYLKELPITKLKIDQSFVQNLENSSEDRAIARTIIELGRGLGLVVLAEGVETKAQKELIHSSGCDLIQGYVFSKPVDAKSVEEMLKNQSHML; via the coding sequence TTGCCAATAGTAGCCGTTTTGCTGACATTTGTTATTTTATTAACAATGGTTATCTCTATGGAGCAAACTGACTATGAAAAATCTCTTGAACAAGCCAGAATTTCGTATGTGAAACGCTCTAAAATTCAAGCGCAAGAACGTATTGATAAGTTGATTGATTATATTAACGTCAATGAAAAACTTTTGCGTGAAGAAGCCGAAGAAGAGATCGCCAATATGGTTGATTTGGCACATAGAATCATGGTAGATATTTACAATGAAAACCCAACATTACCTCGTGAAAAAATCATCCAAAAAATCAAAGACAAGCTTAAAGATGTTCGATTTTTCAATGACTTGAGTGGGTATTATGCCTTGTTTGATTTTGAGGGAAAATGTGTCATGCATGGACTCGATGAGTCACTTGAGGGTAAAAATATGCTCAATTACCAAGATAGGGATGGTTATTTTTTTATTCAAGAGATGATTGCGCATCTTAAAGAGAGTGCTTCGTATGCCATGACATGGCGTTGGAAAAATCCCACGGATGCGACTCATCGTAAAAAGATAGGCTATGCAAAACGCGTTGAGCCTTTAAATCTTTTTATTGTAAGTGGTCGCTACGAAGATGCGATTTTGGAGAAGATTAAAAAAGAGACACAAAAAGTGCTTTTAAATACACGCTATGGAGAGCATGGCTATATTTTTGCGTATGATTATGAGGGCAATACCATTTCTCATGGAGACCACTCCTTTGTAGGAAAAAACAGACTTAATGTCGTGAGTGACAATCAACTGGTTATTCGAGATATCGTTGTAGGGGGAAAGCTGAATGTTGAGGGCTTTTTTATGCACTACATTGCCTCGTATCACCCTTTGGATAAAGATAGACAAAAAGTCTCTTTTATTCGTCCTATTCCGCAGTTTGAATGGGTGGTGGGTACAGGCACGTATCTTTTAGAAGAGAACAATGCCTTTTTGGAACAAGCAAAGATGCTTAAAACCAAAATGCAAACGACCATTGCGAATTTAGTCATTATCTCTTTAGTGATTATGTGTTTGATTATTGTGATGATGTTTCTTATCTCTGTTAAACTGCGTTCTTTATTGGCACGTTATGAGAACCACTTACTGCTCAATAACAAACAGATTAAAGAGCAAAAGATGGTTTTTGAAACCTTGTATCAAAAATCAGCGGATGGCATTTGGCTTTTAAAAGAGGGACTTTTTATTGATTGCAATGAAGCTATTATGAAAATGTTTAAAACCACCGATAAACAGAAGTTGATTAACGTGAGTTTAGCCGATTTGTCACCTGAATTTCAGCCTGATGGGCAAAGCTCGTATGAAAAATCCAGATGGATGAACTCCATCGCTTCTAAAGAGGGCGTTCATAAGTTTGAATGGTATGCCAAAGCCTGTGATGGAACGTTGATATGGATTAGTGTGGTGATGACAACGGTGATGATGAATAAGGGTAAAATCCAACACTGTTCCATCCGTGATATTACCGCACGAAAAGCGCTTGAAGAAGAGAATAAAAAACAGAAAAAACTTTTGATGCATCAAGTCGAACATGATATTTTAACAGGACTTCCTAACCGCAATCTGCTTCAAGACAGGCTCACCCAAGCGATTAAGAAAGCGAGTCGTGATGGCAAGGTTTTGGGCGTTATGTTTGTGGATGTGGATAAATTTAAAAATATCAACGACTCCCTCGGACACGATGCGGGGGATATGCTTTTAAAAACGATTGCCAAACGGATGCAGCATAGTATTCGAGAGACTGATACGGTTGCACGTTTGAGTGGAGATGAGTTTATCGTGCTTTTAGATGGGTGCAAAGATGTCAATGATATTTTTGTGGCGATTAAAAAGCTTATCAATGCTTTTCAAGAACCATTTATATTTGGAAATGAGAGTTTTAAAGTGACGATGAGCATCGGGGTGAGTGTCTATCCCAACGATGGTGAATTGGCGAGTAAATTGCTTAAAAATGCCGATATCGCGATGTATAAAGCAAAATCTCAAGGGCGAAACCGTTACATCTTTTTTGATCAAGAGATGAATCAAGAGACTAACGAGCATTTAGAGGTTGAAAAGAGTTTGCATAAAGCCCTTGTCAATCAAGAATTTGTACTGCATTATCAGCCTCAAGTCAATTTAAAATCGGGAAAAATTATAGGCTTTGAGGCGTTGCTTCGATGGAAACATCCTAAAAGGGGATTAACCGCACCGGGCTATTTTATTCACGTGGCAGAAGAGAGCGAGTTGATTATTGAGATTGGAAATTGGGTGATTAAAGAGGTCATGCGCCAGTTAAAAGAGTGGCATGACAAGGGGTTGCGTCCAGGTAAAGTAGCCATTAATATTGCAGGGAAACAGCTTGAATCCAACCATCTTATTGCGTTTATTTTACAAAATCTCAAAGAAAGCGGGTGTCGTCCAGAGTGGATTGAGCTAGAGATTGTAGAGCGGTTTATTATGAAAGATGCCACCAAATCCATCGCCCTTTTGAAGCGCTTTAGGGAGCTTGGGCTTGACATTTCCATTGATGATTTTGGCACAGGACACTCCTCTTTGGCATACTTGAAAGAGTTGCCTATCACAAAGTTGAAAATTGACCAAAGCTTTGTGCAGAATTTAGAAAATAGCAGTGAAGATAGAGCGATTGCTCGAACGATTATCGAGTTAGGTCGAGGTTTGGGCTTGGTCGTTTTGGCTGAGGGCGTAGAGACGAAGGCGCAAAAAGAGTTGATTCATAGTAGCGGGTGTGATTTGATTCAAGGCTATGTCTTTAGTAAACCTGTGGATGCTAAGAGCGTTGAAGAGATGTTGAAAAATCAATCTCACATGCTATAA
- the tsaD gene encoding tRNA (adenosine(37)-N6)-threonylcarbamoyltransferase complex transferase subunit TsaD, with the protein MILSIESSCDDSSIAITRIEDKKLLFHKKISQDEEHAKYGGVVPELAARLHAITLPKILEETQPYFEALKAIAVTNEPGLSVSLVEGVSMAKALSVALHLPLLGINHLKGHICSLFIEEETRFPMDVLLVSGGHTQLLHVKSLEQIELLATTMDDSFGESFDKVGKMLGLPYPAGAIIETYAQKGDAKCFDFTIPLQGTSSSMLAFSYSGLKNQVRLCIEAQERMDEQILCDICASFQRVAVAHLMQKIKKAYQARKVEHFGVVGGASANLYLRGELERFCASKKAQLYTAKMAFCSDNAAMIGRCGVEAYQKGVFVSLEELKVRSSSKDIFYM; encoded by the coding sequence ATGATTTTAAGTATCGAAAGTAGCTGTGATGATAGCTCGATTGCCATCACACGCATAGAGGATAAAAAACTACTTTTTCATAAAAAAATTTCCCAAGATGAAGAACATGCCAAGTATGGTGGCGTGGTACCAGAACTGGCTGCGCGTCTTCATGCGATCACTTTACCTAAGATTTTAGAAGAGACACAACCCTATTTTGAGGCACTTAAAGCGATTGCGGTGACCAATGAGCCAGGACTTTCGGTGAGCCTTGTTGAAGGGGTGAGTATGGCAAAAGCGCTGAGTGTGGCGCTCCATCTTCCTTTGCTAGGTATCAATCACCTTAAGGGGCATATCTGTTCTTTGTTTATTGAAGAAGAGACACGTTTTCCGATGGATGTTCTGCTCGTCTCTGGAGGACACACACAGCTTTTACATGTAAAGAGTTTAGAGCAGATTGAACTGCTTGCGACAACGATGGATGATAGCTTTGGTGAGAGTTTTGATAAAGTGGGAAAGATGTTAGGACTTCCCTACCCTGCGGGGGCGATTATTGAAACGTACGCTCAAAAAGGGGATGCGAAGTGCTTTGATTTTACCATTCCTTTGCAAGGAACCTCCTCTTCGATGCTGGCTTTTAGCTATTCCGGTTTGAAAAATCAAGTCAGACTTTGCATTGAGGCGCAAGAGAGGATGGATGAGCAAATCCTGTGCGATATTTGCGCTTCGTTTCAGCGTGTCGCCGTAGCGCATTTAATGCAAAAAATAAAAAAAGCGTATCAAGCGCGAAAAGTAGAGCACTTTGGCGTGGTTGGTGGAGCGAGTGCCAATCTCTATTTGCGGGGGGAACTTGAGCGTTTTTGTGCCTCTAAAAAAGCGCAACTTTACACCGCTAAAATGGCATTTTGTTCCGATAATGCTGCGATGATTGGCAGATGTGGTGTGGAAGCTTATCAAAAAGGTGTTTTTGTGAGTTTAGAAGAGTTGAAAGTGCGTAGCTCTTCTAAGGATATCTTTTACATGTAA
- the recA gene encoding recombinase RecA, with the protein MDENKRKALELAIKQIDKAFGKGALVRLGDKVVEPIAAISTGSIGLDLALGIGGIPQGRIIEIYGPESSGKTTLSLQIIAEAQAKGSICAFVDAEHALDVKYAGNLGVDIENLLVSQPDFGEQALDIVETLARSGAVDVIVVDSVAALTPKSEIEGDMGDTHVGLQARLMSQALRKLTAVVHKMNTTVIFINQIRMKIGTMGYGSPETTTGGNALKFYASVRIDVRKIATLKQGEEQIGNRVKAKVIKNKVAPPFRQAEFDIMFGEGISKEGEIVDYGVKLDIIDKSGAWFSYNETKLGQGRENVKAFLKENKALALEIEEKIKQAISGNAMVMACGVDDIKEDE; encoded by the coding sequence ATCGATGAAAATAAGAGAAAAGCACTCGAACTTGCGATAAAACAGATTGATAAGGCATTTGGAAAAGGTGCGCTTGTCAGACTTGGTGATAAGGTGGTTGAACCCATTGCTGCCATTAGTACAGGTTCTATTGGGCTTGACTTGGCTTTGGGGATTGGCGGTATTCCACAAGGTCGAATTATTGAGATTTATGGACCTGAAAGTTCGGGTAAAACAACTTTATCCCTTCAGATTATTGCCGAGGCGCAAGCTAAGGGAAGTATTTGTGCGTTTGTGGACGCAGAACACGCACTCGATGTAAAATATGCAGGTAATTTAGGGGTTGATATTGAAAATCTTTTGGTCTCTCAGCCTGATTTTGGTGAACAAGCGTTAGATATCGTTGAAACCCTTGCACGCAGTGGCGCTGTGGATGTAATTGTTGTGGATTCGGTGGCGGCACTCACTCCTAAGAGCGAGATTGAGGGCGATATGGGTGATACCCACGTAGGACTTCAAGCGAGGCTTATGAGTCAAGCCCTTCGTAAGCTGACCGCTGTTGTGCACAAAATGAATACGACGGTGATTTTTATTAACCAAATTCGTATGAAAATTGGAACGATGGGCTATGGTTCTCCTGAAACCACCACAGGTGGAAATGCACTTAAATTTTATGCTTCTGTGCGTATTGATGTGAGAAAAATTGCGACACTCAAACAAGGTGAAGAGCAAATTGGTAACAGAGTCAAAGCCAAAGTCATTAAAAACAAAGTCGCTCCTCCGTTTCGTCAAGCAGAGTTTGATATTATGTTTGGCGAAGGCATTTCCAAAGAGGGTGAAATTGTTGATTATGGTGTAAAGCTCGATATCATCGATAAAAGTGGTGCGTGGTTTAGCTATAATGAGACTAAATTGGGGCAAGGACGTGAAAATGTCAAAGCCTTCTTGAAAGAAAATAAAGCACTTGCTTTAGAAATTGAAGAAAAAATCAAACAAGCCATCAGTGGCAATGCCATGGTGATGGCATGTGGCGTTGATGATATAAAGGAAGATGAATGA
- a CDS encoding menaquinone biosynthesis family protein gives MPKDLHVRIFVRTLSVAHSPDADDIFMYYAIKFGWVDTGDVCFENIALDIETLNVEALKTTYDISAISFALYPKIRNDYALLRTAVSFGEGYGPKLVKRKETKLKRNFKVALSGTHTTNALLFKIAYPEARIVYKNFLEIENAVLSGEVDAGVLIHESILNFNDTLVVEREIWDIWKSLTQGKELPLPLGGMALRRSMPLLQAITCEKSLIKAVDVAHTHQHVLSKMLLERNLVRVDDATLKTYLGLYANAHSIEMSDVQYEAIDTLFELGYKHGFYDQCIKAKEYLIPHEYETLRMS, from the coding sequence ATGCCAAAAGATTTACATGTAAGGATTTTTGTGAGAACACTTAGCGTAGCACACTCCCCTGATGCTGATGATATTTTTATGTATTATGCCATCAAATTTGGCTGGGTGGACACAGGCGATGTCTGCTTTGAAAATATCGCCTTAGACATTGAAACCCTCAACGTTGAAGCCTTGAAAACCACCTATGATATCAGTGCAATTAGCTTTGCGTTGTACCCTAAAATTCGAAACGATTATGCCCTTTTGCGCACGGCGGTGAGTTTTGGTGAAGGGTATGGTCCCAAACTGGTCAAGAGAAAAGAGACCAAACTCAAACGCAATTTTAAAGTAGCGCTCAGTGGTACACACACGACCAACGCCCTTTTGTTTAAAATTGCTTATCCTGAAGCACGCATTGTCTATAAAAACTTTTTAGAGATTGAAAATGCCGTTTTGAGTGGCGAAGTCGATGCAGGGGTTTTAATTCACGAGAGTATTTTAAATTTTAATGATACCCTTGTTGTGGAGCGTGAGATATGGGATATTTGGAAAAGCTTAACGCAAGGCAAAGAGCTTCCTCTCCCACTGGGTGGCATGGCATTGCGCCGTTCTATGCCATTATTACAAGCCATTACCTGTGAAAAAAGCCTCATTAAAGCAGTTGATGTTGCTCACACCCATCAACACGTACTCTCTAAAATGCTGCTGGAGCGAAACCTTGTCAGAGTCGATGATGCGACCCTTAAAACCTATTTGGGGCTCTATGCCAACGCACACTCTATCGAGATGAGTGATGTGCAATATGAAGCGATTGATACCCTTTTTGAACTTGGGTATAAACATGGTTTTTACGATCAATGCATCAAGGCTAAAGAGTATCTGATTCCTCACGAATACGAAACATTAAGAATGAGCTAA
- a CDS encoding class I SAM-dependent methyltransferase, protein MQALWDEKFSKGRLLYGEAPNAFIESQFYRMEKAKRVLCLGEGEGRNALFLAEQGIPHVEALDASFVALSRLRHLAKERYVAITLCHTLIAYWSPRKESYDAIVCSYLHLQKPEQKLLFEKIIDALKPKGVFIGEFFSTSQRHFKSGGPMDEDLLYDINHLSHLLKSLPCLIRKLSQEVIRLEEGTKHVGEASVIRMVIEKTKED, encoded by the coding sequence ATGCAAGCACTCTGGGATGAAAAATTTAGCAAAGGACGGCTTCTTTATGGTGAAGCGCCCAATGCGTTTATTGAATCACAATTTTATCGTATGGAAAAGGCTAAGCGTGTCTTATGTCTAGGAGAAGGCGAAGGCAGAAACGCTCTTTTTTTAGCCGAACAAGGTATCCCTCATGTTGAAGCCCTAGATGCCTCGTTTGTCGCACTCTCTAGACTACGCCACTTAGCAAAAGAGCGCTATGTCGCCATTACGCTATGCCATACCCTTATTGCATACTGGTCGCCACGCAAAGAGAGTTATGATGCCATCGTGTGTAGCTATTTGCATCTTCAAAAACCTGAACAAAAGCTTCTTTTTGAAAAAATCATAGACGCCCTCAAACCTAAAGGCGTTTTTATTGGCGAGTTTTTTAGTACCAGCCAACGCCATTTTAAAAGCGGAGGACCTATGGATGAAGACCTTTTGTACGACATTAATCATCTCAGCCATCTTTTAAAATCCCTTCCTTGCCTCATCCGTAAACTCTCTCAAGAGGTCATTAGGCTAGAAGAAGGGACAAAACATGTAGGAGAAGCCAGTGTCATCCGCATGGTGATTGAGAAAACAAAAGAGGATTAG
- the eno gene encoding phosphopyruvate hydratase: MIYIEDISADEVLDSRGNPTVRARVSLSDGTVASAIVPSGASTGKREALELRDADSRYMGKGVLKACEHVNTEISDELIGLSPFNQAFIDETMKKLDGTDNYGRLGANAVLGVSMAVARAAAQSLGVPLYRYLGGANAMTLPTPMFNIINGGSHANNSVDFQEYMIMPLNFETFSEALRAATEVYHHLKKIIASMGESTALGDEGGFAPNLKDNEEPIKVIMEAIAKAGYTAGKDIAIALDVASSELVCEGGYKLESENRVLSSAELVAYYENLCAKYPIVSIEDGLSEDDWDGWKLLTEKLGSKVQLVGDDLFVTNTKILAEGIAKGIGNAILIKPNQIGTVTETMQTVRLAQRNNYKCVMSHRSGESEDAFIADFAVALNTGEIKTGATARGERTAKYNRLLDIENEVVYGEYVGTKLFTK, translated from the coding sequence ATGATCTATATCGAAGATATAAGCGCAGATGAGGTACTCGATAGCCGTGGAAACCCAACCGTTCGAGCACGTGTCAGTTTAAGTGATGGTACGGTTGCAAGTGCCATTGTTCCTAGTGGTGCCAGTACCGGTAAGCGAGAAGCTTTGGAGCTTAGAGATGCGGACAGTCGCTATATGGGCAAAGGCGTGCTAAAAGCATGTGAACATGTCAACACGGAGATTTCAGATGAGCTTATTGGTTTAAGTCCATTTAATCAAGCCTTCATTGATGAAACAATGAAAAAACTTGACGGTACAGATAATTATGGTCGCTTAGGTGCGAATGCTGTTTTGGGTGTTTCTATGGCAGTGGCTCGTGCTGCAGCGCAGAGTTTAGGTGTGCCTTTGTATCGCTATTTAGGTGGCGCAAATGCGATGACACTTCCCACCCCGATGTTTAACATCATTAACGGTGGAAGCCATGCGAATAACAGCGTTGATTTTCAAGAGTACATGATTATGCCTCTAAACTTTGAGACTTTTTCTGAAGCCTTGCGTGCGGCAACAGAAGTGTATCACCACTTGAAAAAAATTATTGCTTCTATGGGTGAGAGTACCGCTTTGGGTGATGAGGGTGGTTTTGCTCCTAATCTTAAAGACAATGAAGAGCCGATTAAAGTCATTATGGAAGCGATTGCAAAAGCGGGTTATACCGCAGGTAAAGATATAGCGATTGCCCTTGATGTCGCAAGCAGTGAATTGGTGTGCGAGGGTGGATACAAACTAGAGTCTGAAAATCGTGTCTTAAGCAGTGCAGAACTGGTGGCGTATTATGAAAATCTTTGCGCAAAATATCCGATTGTTTCGATTGAAGATGGTTTGAGCGAAGATGATTGGGATGGTTGGAAGCTTTTAACTGAAAAATTGGGCTCAAAAGTACAACTCGTCGGTGATGATTTATTTGTAACCAATACGAAAATCTTAGCAGAGGGCATTGCAAAAGGGATTGGTAATGCAATTTTGATTAAACCAAATCAAATTGGAACCGTTACAGAGACGATGCAAACCGTTCGTCTTGCTCAACGCAACAATTATAAATGTGTGATGAGCCATCGAAGTGGTGAGAGTGAAGATGCGTTTATCGCTGATTTTGCTGTAGCACTCAATACCGGTGAAATCAAAACAGGTGCAACCGCACGTGGTGAGCGAACGGCAAAATACAATCGTTTATTGGATATTGAAAATGAAGTCGTTTATGGCGAGTATGTAGGAACAAAACTTTTTACTAAATGA
- a CDS encoding UDP-N-acetylmuramate dehydrogenase — MTKTIHFSSYSSIKIGPSVDVLLLEKPQPLPKNHIIIGGANNLLVSPTPPPLAMLGKAFDFIVQEGDVLHVGGATPSGKMLSFAKKHNLAGFELMQKLPGTLGGMVAMNAGLKEWEVFNHLIAIRTEKGWIEKSKINYGYRFADIEGIVYEATFTCKEGFDENLLAMFKKMRDNQPKEASAGSCFKNPVGHYAGKLIEEAGFKGKRFGAMMFSPMHANFLVNTGGGTFEEAFALITEVKAEVLKRFGVKLEEEIIIL, encoded by the coding sequence ATGACAAAAACCATTCATTTCTCCAGCTATTCCAGCATAAAAATTGGTCCGAGTGTGGATGTTTTACTCCTTGAAAAACCCCAACCCCTTCCAAAAAATCACATCATCATCGGTGGCGCAAATAACCTTCTTGTAAGCCCAACTCCCCCACCGCTTGCTATGCTTGGCAAAGCGTTTGACTTTATTGTTCAAGAGGGCGATGTTTTACATGTAGGTGGTGCCACACCGAGTGGAAAAATGCTCTCCTTTGCCAAAAAACACAATCTCGCAGGTTTTGAATTGATGCAAAAACTCCCCGGAACCCTAGGCGGTATGGTTGCTATGAATGCGGGGCTTAAAGAGTGGGAAGTTTTTAACCATCTTATCGCCATTCGCACCGAAAAGGGGTGGATAGAAAAATCTAAGATAAACTATGGCTACCGCTTTGCGGACATTGAAGGGATTGTGTATGAAGCGACCTTTACATGTAAAGAGGGATTTGATGAAAATCTCCTTGCTATGTTTAAAAAAATGCGGGATAACCAACCCAAAGAAGCAAGTGCTGGAAGCTGTTTTAAAAACCCTGTGGGACACTATGCGGGTAAACTTATTGAAGAGGCTGGCTTTAAAGGTAAACGCTTTGGTGCGATGATGTTTAGCCCTATGCACGCCAACTTTTTGGTCAATACAGGAGGGGGAACCTTTGAAGAAGCATTTGCACTCATCACGGAAGTCAAAGCAGAGGTTTTAAAACGCTTTGGTGTAAAACTCGAAGAGGAAATTATCATCCTCTAA
- the fliQ gene encoding flagellar biosynthesis protein FliQ — MEAKLIGLGVETFKIALYLSLPMLLAGMIAGLAISIFQAVTQINESTLSFVPKILITIVVAIFTMPWMMNMMIEFTTRLFDMIPSFLF, encoded by the coding sequence ATGGAAGCCAAACTGATTGGACTGGGCGTTGAAACCTTTAAAATAGCGCTTTATCTCTCTTTACCCATGCTTCTTGCTGGGATGATAGCAGGTCTTGCTATTAGTATTTTTCAAGCCGTGACCCAAATCAACGAATCCACACTCAGTTTTGTTCCTAAGATTTTAATTACCATTGTGGTTGCCATTTTTACCATGCCATGGATGATGAATATGATGATAGAGTTTACCACTCGCTTATTCGATATGATTCCAAGTTTCCTTTTTTAA